A genomic stretch from Bos javanicus breed banteng chromosome 3, ARS-OSU_banteng_1.0, whole genome shotgun sequence includes:
- the LOC133242646 gene encoding endogenous retrovirus group K member 13-1 Env polyprotein-like, whose protein sequence is MKESGIPQRRNGTGPLDIPFCDFGRRGRVTAAPWKLCQDGTATVYNIFGTNKSLWDWSPDSARNPGAQDNRNFASRIWNLGGSKVFQTEIWKLAAALGCEGSYLQVGSKVRHGYLWDLTMRYPRACVPHPYALLVGSVNIQPGLRNYNVTCNNCTLTNCVRGITNQTRVLVLRQPAFVMVPVKINGSWYDERGLELWREVEGALMLYRRGIGLIILGFVALVTLTASSITAALSLAQSVQTATFVNNLAQNASIALGTQEDIDKKLEDRLNALYDVVKFLGEEVQSIKLRLRVQCHADFQWICVTPKKYNGTITAWDKVKAHLEGIWHNENISLDLLHLHQEIMNIENAPRLDLDVAKRAESFVKELFRHVPTVNSIWYLGAAIGGLFLIILTFISCTLYNEKTD, encoded by the coding sequence ATGAAAGAGTCTGGAATTCCTCAACGTCGTAATGGAACTGGTCCTTTAGATATCCCTTTCTGCGACTTTGGAAGAAGGGGAAGAGTCACTGCTGCACCATGGAAGCTGTGTCAAGATGGAACTGCTACGGTTTATAACATATTTGGGACAAATAAATCATTGTGGGACTGGTCTCCAGACTCGGCCCGAAACCCTGGAGCTCAGGATAATAGGAACTTTGCATCCCGTATTTGGAACTTGGGCGGCTCTAAAGTGTTCCAAACAGAAATCTGGAAACTAGCTGCCGCCCTTGGATGTGAGGGTTCCTACCTTCAGGTGGGATCGAAAGTGAGACACGGTTATTTGTGGGATCTCACCATGAGATACCCTCGTGCATGTGTGCCTCACCCTTATGCTTTACTAGTAGGATCTGTAAATATACAACCTGGGTTACGAAATTATAATGTAACTTGTAACAATTGTACTTTGACTAACTGTGTTAGGGGAATTACTAATCAAACTAGGGTTCTAGTCTTAAGACAGCCTGCTTTTGTTATGGTTCCTGTAAAGATTAATGGGTCTTGGTATGATGAAAGGGGACTTGAACTTTGGAGAGAAGTAGAGGGTGCTTTAATGCTCTATCGCAGGGGAATAGGGTTAATAATTCTGGGATTTGTAGCTTTGGTAACTCTTACTGCTTCCTCGATTACTGCAGCCCTGTCCTTGGCACAATCAGTGCAAACTGCAACTTTTGTTAATAATCTGGCACAAAATGCATCCATTGCCCTGGGGACTCAAGAAGATATTGACAAAAAGCTAGAGGATCGATTGAATGCCCTTTATGATGTTGTAAAATTTTTAGGTGAAGAGGTTCAAAGTATAAAGTTGAGATTACGAGTACAATGTCATGCTGATTTTCAATGGATCTGTGTTACTCCCAAAAAATATAATGGTACTATAACTGCTTGGGATAAGGTGAAAGCTCATTTAGAAGGTATTTggcataatgaaaatatttccttagatTTGCTGCATCTACATCAGGAAATAATGAACATTGAAAATGCACCCAGACTTGATTTGGATGTTGCAAAAAGAGCTGAGTCTTTTGTTAAAGAACTTTTTCGACATGTACCTACTGTCAATAGTATTTGGTACTTGGGAGCAGCCATAGGAGGactattcttaataattttaacttttatttcttgcACCTTGTATAATGAAAAAACTGATTGA